The following are from one region of the Ochotona princeps isolate mOchPri1 chromosome 15, mOchPri1.hap1, whole genome shotgun sequence genome:
- the BTG1 gene encoding protein BTG1 — translation MHPFYTRAATMIGEIAAAVSFISKFLRTKGLTSERQLQTFSQSLQELLAEHYKHHWFPEKPCKGSGYRCIRINHKMDPLIGQAAQRIGLSSQELFRLLPSELTLWVDPYEVSYRIGEDGSICVLYEASPAGGGTPNSANVQMVDSRISCKEELLLGRTSPSKNYTMMTVSG, via the exons ATGCATCCCTTCTACACTCGAGCCGCCACCATGATAGGCGAGATCGCCGCTGCCGTGTCCTTCATCTCCAAGTTCCTCCGCACCAAGGGTCTCACGAGCGAGCGACAGCTGCAGACCTTCAGCCAGAGCCTCCAGGAGCTGCTGGCAG AGCACTATAAACACCACTGGTTCCCAGAGAAGCCGTGCAAGGGCTCAGGTTACCGCTGCATCCGCATCAACCACAAGATGGATCCTCTGATTGGACAGGCGGCCCAGCGGATAGGTTTGAGCAGTCAGGAGCTGTTCAGGCTGCTGCCCAGCGAACTCACCCTCTGGGTCGACCCCTACGAAGTGTCCTACCGGATCGGAGAGGACGGCTCCATCTGCGTGCTGTACGAAGCCTCGCCAGCAGGAGGTGGCACCCCCAACAGCGCCAACGTGCAGATGGTCGACAGCAGAATCAGCTGTAAGGAGGAACTTCTCTTGGGCAGAACCAGCCCTTCCAAAAACTACACTATGATGACTGTATCGGGTTAA